From Brassica oleracea var. oleracea cultivar TO1000 chromosome C3, BOL, whole genome shotgun sequence, a single genomic window includes:
- the LOC106330136 gene encoding uncharacterized protein LOC106330136, which yields MDPSLDKALLGMTLEEGEESFVIPYLPEYYSTERNAVSLVGRLLNPQCQNISEVILEMPRKWRLYDRVRGVHTSNQWTLAMERWVERPPPDYLQFIEVWVQMRNIPVNNYTKAALTSLGDFAGQVIEVAFDPDKPQLKDYIRVKVKFDLSKPLRRFKTVTVPGGEVVKILYDYERLQKRCYSCQRLTHEQSQCPFFQAAYAHAEVKGKAIENFQSQLAERVIKEDDPLFGVVLDSQVGINPLNGCPKIANEVLEGMRHYLLEAEGAEKLARKERIKWSLKEIEHDPIAQKTMLRFEPSPTFTADLNKGKGFVFDFQKQNENLRSMNSPGGSKLMASAFRAGNALSMEPRLLGLASEDVAFSESASGSWNPGGSTGYNIGISDACSSGTKGRSAMPRRRPGSFVRKCQGKVVKFVGLNEGKKKDNVHAVPEKRKSSIDVETFQYSPRSKKQVVVPIEGPPKI from the exons ATGGATCCTTCTTTGGATAAGGCGTTGCTTGGTATGACTTTAGAAGAGGGTGAAGAGTCGTTCGTTATTCCATATTTGCCGGAGTATTACTCTACAGAGCGGAACGCTGTAAGTTTGGTGGGGAGATTACTTAACCCCCAGTGTCAAAATATTTCAGAGGTTATTCTGGAGATGCCTAGGAAGTGGAGGCTTTATGATAGGGTTAGAG GTGTTCACACTAGTAATCAGTGGACACTGGCAATGGAAAGGTGGGTGGAGAGACCACCTCCAGACTATTTGCAGTTTATTGAGGTTTGGGTTCAGATGCGTAATATTCCAGTGAACAATTATACGAAGGCGGCTTTAACGTCGCTAGGAGATTTTGCTGGCCAAGTCATTGAAGTAGCGTTTGATCCAGATAAACCTCAACTCAAAGACTATATAAGAGTCAAGGTTAAGTTTGATCTTTCTAAACCTCTTAGGCGCTTCAAAACTGTTACTGTTCCTGGAGGAGAGGTGGTGAAAATTCTGTATGATTATGAGAGACTGCAAAAAAGATGTTACTCTTGTCAAAGGCTAACTCATGAACAGTCCCAATGTCCGTTCTTTCAAGCGGCTTATGCGCATGCGGAGGTGAAAGGAAAAGCTATAGAGAATTTTCAAAGTCAGCTTGCGGAGAGAGTAATTAAAGAGGATGATCCCCTTTTCGGAGTGGTGCTTGATTCCCAAGTTGGGATCAACCCTTTGAATGGATGTCCAAAAATTGCGAATGAAGTGCTTGAAGGAATGAGGCATTATTTGTTGGAAGCTGAAGGGGCTGAGAAATTGGCGAGAAAAGAAAGAATCAAATGGTCCTTAAAGGAGATAGAACATGATCCCATTGCTCAGAAGACAATGTTAAGATTTGAGCCGTCTCCTACCTTCACAGCTGATCTGAACAAAGGCAAGGGTTTTGTTTTTGATTTCCAGAAGCAAAATGAAAATCTCAGAAGTATGAACTCTCCTGGAGGAAGCAAACTGATGGCCTCTGCCTTTAGAGCAGGAAATGCGTTATCTATGGAGCCAAGACTTTTGGGTTTAGCTTCTGAAGACGTTGCTTTTTCGGAGTCGGCAAGTGGTAGTTGGAATCCTGGCGGTTCTACGGGTTATAACATTGGCATCTCTGATGCCTGTTCTTCCGGGACCAAAGGGAGGAGTGCTATGCCAAGAAGGAGGCCGGGCTCTTTTGTAAGAAAGTGTCAAGGGAAAGTTGTTAAATTTGTTGGTCTTAATGAGGGGAAGAAGAAAGATAACGTTCATGCTGTCCCAGAAAAAAGAAAAAGTTCGATTGATGTGGAGACATTTCAATACTCGCCAAGGTCTAAGAAACAAGTGGTGGTCCCAATTGAGGGACCGCCCAAGATCTGA
- the LOC106330138 gene encoding uncharacterized protein LOC106330138 yields MGTPYNFRSWLDQPHMDPNTNLLTEEYARGIQEFMGVVQSQPEARTSKYLLCPCSTCKNNIRVKKMEVWSHLYLKGFTRGYKIWYLHGERFEYGSSSEPQTADRLDEPTTDVDFGIGTVQMVYDAYGENLPSGEEEGDRQEQPNVENFPCEEEGEREQPNLEARRFFEMLDAAKQPLYQGCKDGHSPLSSASRLMALKTDYNLAEECVDAIADFVKDVLPEDNLAPGSYYEVQKLVAGLGLPYQVIDVCIDNCMIYWRADENRERCKFCRKPRYQDTTGRVPVPYKRMWYLPLTERLKRLYQSERTAEPMRWHAEHLTNGEITHPSDAEAWKHFQSTYPEFASEVRNVYLALCTDGFSPFGKHGRQYSLWPVILTPYNLPPHLCMRREFLFLSILVPGPDHPKRSLDVFLQPLIYELQLLWEHGVHTYDVSRKENFQMRAVLMWTISDFPAYGMLSGWTTHGRLSCPYCQDNTDAFQLKNGRKTCWFDCHRRFLPHDHPYRKSKTLFTKNKRVFDSPPEEVSGKKLKEQLRDFGADRTPDVGGNGHEPIYGVGENHNWHKKSIFWDLPYWETHLLRHCLDVMHIEKNFFDNLMNTILDVQGKTKDNLKSRLDLVDICARPELHVDEHGKGPIPIYRLDATAKEEFFDWITHSVKFPDGYASSLRNCVDKSEGKFTGLKSHDCHVMMQRLLPFAFSALLPRNVHEATAGISAFFRDLCSRSLTSDGIRNLEVKIPVILCNLEKIFPPSFFDVMEHLAIHLAREAALGGPVQYRWMYLYERFMFHLKKKVKNLSKVEGSIVAQCINEETSNFAEYYFPSEVRTKSRRPARHDDRGERATYYVYVPNMFTQIGRHSGKSTDRILTVAEHAHLHTYLLTNCEDILEYESIYLAEMRLKYPDATEEQLEQLKQNNFATWLSDYVSHCLAIGHPPKDWLREIVCGPKFVAKSYPRYCTRGYAFRVLKENTVRRTIDCGVSSSSGDDVSSSPPIRSL; encoded by the exons ATGGGTACTCCTTATAATTTCCGTTCTTGGTTAGATCAACCTCATATGGATCCAAATACAAATTTACTTACGGAGGAATACGCACGTGGTATTCAAGAATTCATGGGGGTGGTTCAAAGTCAACCGGAAGCAAGAACAAGTAAGTATTTATTATGTCCATGTTCTACTTGTAAGAATAATATCCGTGTCAAAAAAATGGAAGTATGGAGTCATTTATATTTGAAAGGATTTACACGTGGTTATAAGATTTGGTATCTTCATGGAGAAAGATTTGAGTATGGTAGTAGTAGCGAACCTCAAACTGCCGATAGGTTAGATGAACCTACCACGGATGTAGATTTTGGGATAGGGACTGTTCAGATGGTATATGATGCATATGGAGAAAATTTACCGTCGGGTGAAGAGGAAGGAGATAGACAAGAACAACCCAATGTAGAAAATTTCCCATGTGAAGAGGAAGGAGAACGAGAACAACCCAATCTAGAAGCCAGAAGATTTTTTGAAATGTTAGATGCAGCTAAGCAGCCATTGTATCAAGGATGTAAAGATGGGCATTCACCTTTATCATCCGCAAGTCGATTGATGGCGCTAAAGACTGACTATAATTTGGCTGAAGAATGTGTGGATGCGATTGCAGATTTTGTTAAAGATGTTCTTCCTGAAGATAATCTTGCACCTGGCTCATATTATGAGGTACAAAAATTGGTCGCTGGTCTTGGCTTACCATATCAGGTGATAGATGTATGCATCGATAACTGCATGATTTACTGGAGAGCAGATGAGAACAGGGAGAGATGTAAATTCTGTCGGAAACCTCGTTATCAGGATACGACTGGAAGAGTTCCGGTGCCATACAAACGAATGTGGTATTTGCCGTTGACTGAAAGATTAAAGAGGTTATATCAGTCTGAACGAACAGCAGAACCAATGAGATGGCATGCTGAGCACTTAACAAATGGTGAGATAACACATCCTTCCGATGCAGAGGCGTGGAAGCATTTTCAATCAACATATCCAGAATTTGCATCTGAGGTAAGAAATGTGTATCTTGCATTATGCACAGATGGTTTCAGTCCATTTGGAAAGCATGGAAGACAATATTCATTGTGGCCGGTAATCTTGACACCTTACAACTTACCACCACATTTGTGTATGCGACGGGAGTTTTTGTTCCTCTCAATTCTCGTTCCCGGGCCAGATCATCCTAAGAGATCACTGGATGTGTTTCTTCAGCCATTGATATATGAGCTGCAATTATTATGGGAGCACGGTGTTCATACATACGATGTTTCGCGGAAAGAGAATTTTCAGATGCGAGCAGTACTTATGTGGACAATAAGTGATTTTCCAGCATATGGTATGTTATCTGGATGGACCACGCATGGGAGGCTATCATGTCCTTATTGCCAAGACAACACAGATGCTTTCCAACTAAAAAATGGTCGGAAAACGTGTTGGTTTGACTGTCACAGGAGATTTCTACCACACGATCATCCATATCGTAAGAGTAAGACATTGTTTACAAAGAACAAGAGGGTGTTTGACAGTCCACCTGAAGAAGTAAGTGGCAAAAAGTTGAAGGAACAATTAAGAGATTTTGGTGCAGATAGAACGCCAGACGTGGGTGGAAACGGACATGAACCGATTTATGGTGTAGGGGAAAATCATAATTGGCATAAGAAGAGTATCTTCTGGGATTTGCCCTATTGGGAGACTCATTTGTTGCGGCACTGTTTAGATGTCATGCATATTGAGAAGAACTTTTTCGACAATTTGATGAACACCATCCTTGATGTCCAAGGCAAGACGAAGGATAACTTGAAGTCAAGACTGGATTTGGTTGATATTTGTGCTCGTCCCGAACTTCATGTTGATGAGCACGGTAAAGGTCCTATTCCCATATATCGACTGGATGCAACTGCAAAAGAAGAGTTTTTTGATTGGATAACACACAGTGTTAAATTTCCAGACGGTTATGCATCAAGTTTGCGTAATTGTGTTGACAAAAGTGAAGGGAAGTTTACTGGCTTGAAGAGCCATGATTGTCATGTAATGATGCAGCGCCTCCTTCCTTTTGCGTTTTCCGCACTATTGCCACGAAATGTCCACGAAGCAACCGCAG GGATAAGTGCTTTCTTCCGTGATTTATGCTCGAGATCACTCACATCAGATGGTATCCGCAATTTGGAAGTTAAAATACCGGTGATCCTATGCAACCTCGAGAAGATATTTCCTCCATCATTTTTTGATGTTATGGAGCATCTTGCTATTCATCTTGCGAGAGAAGCGGCACTCGGTGGTCCCGTGCAGTACAGGTGGATGTATTTGTACGAACGGTTTATGTTTCATCTGAAGAAGAAGGTCAAGAATTTAAGCAAGGTGGAGGGATCAATAGTGGCTCAGTGCATCAATGAGGAAACCTCAAACTTTGCTGAATACTACTTTCCATCAGAAGTTCGAACAAAAAGTCGAAGACCTGCACGGCATGATGATAGAGGTGAAAGGGCAACTTATTATGTTTATGTGCCAAACATGTTTACACAAATTGGACGACATAGTGGAAAGTCAACGGACCGGATACTTACAGTGGCTGAGCATGCTCATTTGCACACATATTTGCTTACAAACTGCGAAGACATTCTTGAATATGAGAG TATTTACTTGGCAGAGATGCGCTTAAAGTACCCGGATGCGACAGAAGAACAACTCGAACAACTCAAGCAAAACAACTTTGCAACATGGCTTTCTGATTAT GTAAGCCATTGTTTAGCTATTGGGCACCCACCTAAAGATTGGTTACGTGAGATAGTTTGTGGTCCAAAGTTTGTTGCAAAGTCATATCCGAGATATTGCACACGAGGATATGCATTCAGAGTTCTTAAGGAAAATACTGTAAGGAGAACAATTGATTGTGGGGTTTCTTCGTCATCCGGAGACGATGTCTCATCATCCCCACCAATACGCTCCCTGTAA
- the LOC106333654 gene encoding hydrophobic protein RCI2A-like, whose amino-acid sequence MGAATVVEILIAILLPPLGVFLKFGCSVEFWVCLILTLLGYIPGIIYAVYAITRE is encoded by the exons ATGGGCGCAGCCACTGTCGTAGAGATCCTTATTGCTATCCTCTTGCCTCCTCTCGGCGTCTTTCTCAAGTTTGGTTGCAGC GTTGAGTTTTGGGTATGTTTGATATTGACGCTGTTAGGTTATATTCCCGGGATCATCTACGCTGTTTATGCCATCACCAGGGAATGA
- the LOC106330139 gene encoding uncharacterized protein LOC106330139, with amino-acid sequence MWKRLLKLRPAALVFLRANLGKGSRIKFWYDIWTPLGQLILHIGASGPRNTRIPINATVNRAANATGWCLGGSRSQQELDLHIHLTTLPLPASSVNEDAYVWEANGAVPKHAFNMWVANADRLPTRSRLASWGINIQTCCPLCSFHNETRDHLLLTCDFSKEIWRLLFERLDCSRHSLLSWAELLSLIRGPQAFPTVTLHRISVQTIIFHLWKQRNNVIHNQISLSTAEIFRLVDRDIRTTITAKRKRKNFASLMSFWLR; translated from the exons ATGTGGAAACGTTTGTTGAAGTTGAGACCAGCGGCCCTTGTTTTCTTGCGAGCTAACTTGGGAAAGGGCTCTAGGATTAAGTTTTGGTATGATATTTGGACTCCTCTAGGCCAACTTATTCTTCACATTGGCGCAAGTGGACCGAGAAACACGAGAATTCCCATAAACGCCACTGTTAATCGAGCTGCTAACGCTACGGGCTGGTGTTTGGGAGGGTCTCGCTCTCAGCAAGAACTTGATCTCCACATACACCTAACTACTCTTCCTCTCCCTGCCTCGTCTGTAAACGAAGATGCCTACGTCTGGGAAGCAAATG GCGCTGTTCCAAAACACGCTTTCAATATGTGGGTTGCTAATGCAGACCGTCTCCCCACCAGATCGCGGCTCGCATCATGGGGCATTAACATCCAAACTTGTTGCCCCCTTTGCTCATTTCATAATGAGACCAGAGACCATCTTCTTCTTACGTGTGACTTCTCAAAGGAGATATGGAGGTTGCTGTTCGAACGACTCGACTGTTCCCGTCACAGTCTGCTCTCATGGGCTGAACTTCTTTCTTTGATCAGAGGACCGCAAGCTTTCCCAACCGTCACTCTGCACCGTATCTCTGTTCAGACCATCATCTTTCACTTGTGGAAACAACGCAACAACGTCATCCATAACCAGATATCTCTCTCCACAGCTGAAATCTTCCGTCTTGTTGACCGTGACATTCGGACCACCATCACTGCCAAACGGAAACGAAAGAACTTCGCTTCTCTCATGTCTTTTTGGCTTAGATAA
- the LOC106335293 gene encoding A-kinase anchor protein 12-like, with translation MIICASVFLSTNNLKLLKFEPCPLVFVLLPSESSFMASDSQTATATMSEKPLETKVNEEAKLMEKEIVLSETVDVVKDKPVSESNLTIEKEEKTVQTPAGEPEKEIPADVEEAAEVVKADESNDKGKDENGEEKVAEQVGLEEPTLVKEVVAMVNVQADDVEKAEEGKGKDENGEEKVAEQVELKEPTLVKESVDGEKAEEKQAVESVAEEDNKDKEEEEKKMVDVSESKNEAGGKQVEPIDVQLVKEVSVETVDVEVLEVEPKPETSEKAEAQPEKAKELAPEVEVVKTPETTEEAKVELEDSIVVETKDSGINSKDEHTSESGTALLPEETVPINQDLDTAPIKETEGDASSPPDVTEKTTTEEKQVVEEPSKDEKEKVSEEAKATEDENIKKDTETPAADVESVETLKETEGTKQEESVTEKVAEVVETATVAKESDEPKPQPEVTTKEEVVKPKHTNSIMSKVKQSLVKAKKAIIGKSPSSKTISTEETKEEVIAK, from the exons ATGATTATATGTGCGAGTGTTTTTCTCTCAACAAATAATCTGAAACTTTTGAAGTTTGAACCCTGTCCACTAGTTTTTGTTCTCCTTCCTTCTGAATCTTCTTTCATGGCTTCTGATTCTCAGACCGCAACTGCAACTATGTCTGAAAAG CCACTGGAGACCAAGGTGAACGAGGAGGCTAAGTTGATGGAGAAAGAGATTGTTTTGTCAGAAACTGTGGATGTGGTGAAAGATAAACCGGTTTCAGAGTCAAACCTGACGATTGAGAAGGAGGAGAAGACTGTTCAGACTCCTGCTGGTGAACCGGAGAAAGAGATACCTGCAGATGTGGAGGAGGCTGCAGAAGTGGTGAAAGCAGATGAATCTAATGATAAGGGGAAAGATGAGAATGGTGAGGAGAAGGTAGCTGAACAAGTGGGACTTGAAGAACCAACCCTTGTGAAAGAGGTTGTTGCAATGGTTAATGTCCAAGCAGATGATGTGGAGAAAGCAGAAGAAGGGAAAGGAAAAGATGAGAATGGTGAGGAGAAGGTAGCTGAACAAGTGGAGCTTAAAGAACCAACCCTTGTGAAAGAGAGTGTTGATGGGGAGAAAGCAGAAGAGAAGCAAGCCGTGGAGAGTGTTGCTGAAGAAGACAACAAGGATAAGGAGGAGGAGGAGAAGAAGATGGTTGATGTTTCTGAATCAAAAAATGAAGCCGGAGGCAAACAGGTGGAACCAATTGATGTTCAGCTTGTTAAAGAAGTATCAGTAGAGACTGTAGATGTTGAGGTTCTTGAAGTTGAGCCAAAGCCAGAGACTTCTGAAAAAGCTGAGGCTCAGCCTGAGAAAGCAAAGGAACTGGCACCAGAAGTTGAAGTAGTAAAAACACCTGAAACAACAGAAGAAGCTAAGGTTGAGCTTGAGGATAGCATTGTTGTTGAGACCAAAGACTCCGGTATCAACTCCAAGGATGAACATACTTCTGAATCTGGTACTGCTTTGTTGCCTGAAGAAACTGTACCAATAAACCAAGATTTAGACACTGCCCCCATAAAGGAAACTGAAGGAGACGCTTCCTCTCCTCCTGATGTCACTGAGAAGACCACTACTGAAGAGAAGCAAGTGGTGGAAGAACCATCAAAGGATGAAAAAGAGAAAGTGAGTGAAGAAGCCAAAGCTACAGAAGATGAGAACATCAAGAAGGACACTGAAACACCTGCTGCAGATGTCGAGAGCGTAGAGACTTTGAAAGAAACTGAAGGAACCAAACAAGAGGAATCAGTTACAGAGAAAGTAGCAGAGGTTGTAGAAACCGCAACTGTTGCTAAAGAGAGCGATGAGCCAAAGCCACAACCAGAAGTCACAACCAAAGAAGAAGTTGTTAAGCCAAAGCATACAAACAGCATTATGTCAAAGGTGAAACAGTCACTTGTTAAGGCAAAGAAAGCAATCATTGGGAAGTCTCCTAGCTCTAAGACTATCTCAACTGAAGAAACCAAAGAAGAGGTCATAGCCAAGTGA
- the LOC106335294 gene encoding pectin acetylesterase 12, which translates to MVKLLSVWLIVACWLILGTQANEYLDFNVTEIDRIEELEFGFSKYSSNLNPLLVGLTLIRGADSGAVCLDGTLPGYHLHRGHGSGANSWLIQLEGGGWCNNVRTCVYRKKTRRGSSNYMEKELQFTGILSDKAQENPDFFNWNRVKLRYCDGASFSGDGQNEAAQLQFRGERIWRAAIDDLKANGMRYADQALLSGCSAGGLAAILRCDEFRDLFPGSTKVKCLSDAGLFLDTADVSGGRTIRNLYNGIVEFQSVKNNLPRLCTNHLDPTSCFFPENLISQMKTPLFIVNAAYDTWQIQSSIAPKSADPSGFWHDCRLNHEKCTSGQMRFLQSFRDQMLRVVKGFSMSRQNGLFINSCFAHCQTERQDTWFADDSPVISKKAVAIAVGDWYFDRAEVKLVDCPYPCDKSCHNMVFR; encoded by the exons ATGGTGAAGCTTTTGTCGGTATGGCTCATTGTAGCTTGCTGGCTGATACTAGGAACTCAAGCAAATGAGTATTTAGACTTCAATGTAACAGAGATAGACCGCATTGAGGAACTAGAGTTTGGCTTCTCCAAGTATAGTTCCAATCTGAACCCTTTATTAGTTGGTCTCACCCTTATCAGAGGAGCTGACTCAGGAGCTG TTTGTTTGGATGGAACATTGCCCGGATACCACTTGCACCGTGGACATGGATCTGGAGCTAACAGTTGGCTCATTCAATTAGAG GGAGGAGGATGGTGCAACAATGTCAGGACATGTGTATACAGGAAGAAGACTAGACGTGGGTCATCTAACTACATGGAGAAAGAGCTTCAGTTTACAGGAATATTGAGTGATAAAGCTCAAGAAAATCCAG ACTTCTTTAACTGGAATAGAGTTAAGCTTCGTTACTGTGATGGTGCTTCTTTCAGTGGAGATGGACAGAATGAG GCTGCACAGCTTCAGTTTAGAGGAGAGCGTATCTGGAGAGCAGCCATAGATGATTTGAAAGCCAATGGAATGCGATACGCCGACCAG GCACTTCTCTCTGGATGCTCAGCTGGTGGTTTAGCCGCTATCTTACGCTGCGATGAGTTCAGAGACTTGTTCCCTGGCTCCACCAAAGTCAAGTGCTTAAGTGACGCAGGCTTGTTCTTGGACAC AGCTGATGTGTCTGGTGGACGAACAATAAGGAACTTATATAATGGTATAGTAGAGTTTCAGAGTGTGAAGAACAACCTGCCTCGTCTGTGCACTAACCATCTTGATCCAACTTCG TGTTTCTTCCCAGAGAATCTGATCAGTCAGATGAAAACTCCACTTTTTATTGTCAACGCAGCATATGATACATGGCAG ATACAAAGCAGCATAGCTCCAAAATCAGCAGATCCTAGTGGCTTTTGGCATGACTGTAGACTCAACCATGAAAAATGCACCTCTGGACAAATGCGGTTCTTGCAAAGTTTCAGGGATCAGATGCTGAGAGTAGTCAAGGGCTTCTCAATGTCTAGACAGAATGGTTTGTTCATAAACTCATGCTTTGCTCACTGCCAAACCGAGAGGCAAGATACTTGGTTTGCAGATGATTCTCCTGTCATCAGTAAAAAG GCAGTGGCAATAGCTGTGGGAGATTGGTATTTTGATAGAGCAGAAGTGAAGTTAGTTGATTGTCCTTACCCTTGTGACAAGAGCTGCCACAACATGGTGTTCAGATGA